The following are encoded in a window of Neomicrococcus lactis genomic DNA:
- a CDS encoding acyl-CoA thioesterase — MHLLLRTLLLLITSRKRSKVSVFDETSLPLRALVTDIDIAMIVNNGMYLSLCDLGRFDLMVRSGGWDVMRDKGWTPVVQAETITFRKSIRLHQKFTLETRIIGVDEKCIYFEQRFVSDGELYVRAFMATRIISKNGPVEMDEIFEAMGVEVPADLVLPEFLHSWREQTALPSARKPAPHSWADSHLGKYLPSPLRSGE; from the coding sequence ATGCATTTGCTCTTGCGAACCCTCTTGCTCCTGATCACTTCACGCAAGCGATCCAAGGTCTCCGTCTTTGACGAAACCTCGCTGCCACTGCGCGCGCTCGTGACGGATATCGACATCGCGATGATCGTGAACAACGGCATGTACTTGTCTTTGTGCGACCTCGGTCGCTTCGACCTCATGGTTCGCTCCGGCGGCTGGGATGTGATGCGCGACAAGGGCTGGACGCCCGTAGTCCAGGCCGAAACCATCACGTTCCGCAAGTCCATTCGCTTACACCAAAAGTTCACGCTCGAGACCAGGATCATCGGCGTAGATGAGAAATGCATCTACTTCGAGCAGCGCTTCGTCTCCGACGGCGAACTCTACGTTCGCGCCTTCATGGCAACCCGCATCATCAGCAAAAACGGTCCCGTGGAGATGGACGAGATCTTCGAAGCGATGGGCGTTGAAGTTCCTGCTGACTTGGTGCTTCCCGAGTTCTTGCACTCGTGGCGCGAGCAAACAGCATTGCCGTCTGCGCGCAAGCCAGCCCCTCATTCGTGGGCTGACTCGCACCTTGGCAAATACTTGCCGTCGCCGCTGCGCTCGGGCGAATAG